From a region of the Agromyces ramosus genome:
- a CDS encoding metal-sulfur cluster assembly factor: MVTSLAPERFDQVTEALKDVMDPELGVNIVDLGLIYDLGWDEENDALVIHMTLTSAGCPLTDVIEEQTAEALDGTVDAFRINWVWMPPWGPERITDDGRDMMRALGFAI, encoded by the coding sequence ATGGTCACCTCACTCGCGCCCGAGCGCTTCGATCAGGTCACCGAGGCGCTCAAAGACGTCATGGACCCCGAGCTCGGCGTGAACATCGTCGACCTGGGGCTCATCTACGACCTCGGATGGGATGAGGAGAACGACGCCCTCGTCATCCACATGACGCTCACGAGCGCCGGATGCCCGCTCACCGACGTCATCGAAGAGCAGACCGCCGAGGCACTCGACGGCACCGTCGACGCGTTCCGCATCAACTGGGTGTGGATGCCGCCGTGGGGCCCCGAGCGCATCACCGACGACGGCCGCGACATGATGCGAGCCCTCGGCTTCGCCATCTGA
- the sufD gene encoding Fe-S cluster assembly protein SufD: MTSTAMPTAEQHGLVAHSDGAFVPVQTRSERFRSANVEDFAPVNGRELEWKLSPVAAFADLTGGELDGSRLPIETTDASGIAVSSIARDDARIGTAGTPEERASANAWSSFGEALLISITGEDEKVAAITRTGLGNEPRAAHTVVEIAPNSRGLVVLRGTGDARLSENVEILVGDGASLTVVSLQEWNDDAVHLSSHFARLGRDSFLKHIVVSLGGKVVRVNPSTHLAEQGADIEALGLYFADAGQHLEQHVYVHHDAPHTKSRVTYKGALQGAGARTVWIGDVLIGNAATGTDSYEQNRNLVLTDGTRADSVPNLEIETGDIEGAGHASATGRFDDEQLFYLMSRGIREDEARRLVVRGFLTEIVQKIGSPDLEQRLTAAIEAELQGS; encoded by the coding sequence ATGACCAGCACAGCCATGCCCACCGCTGAACAGCACGGCCTCGTCGCGCACTCCGACGGCGCATTCGTGCCCGTGCAGACGCGCTCCGAGCGGTTCCGGTCAGCGAACGTCGAGGACTTCGCCCCGGTGAACGGACGCGAGCTCGAATGGAAGCTCTCTCCGGTCGCGGCCTTCGCCGACCTCACGGGTGGCGAGCTCGACGGCTCGCGACTGCCGATCGAGACGACGGATGCCTCGGGCATCGCGGTCTCGTCGATCGCCCGTGACGACGCCCGCATCGGCACCGCAGGCACGCCCGAGGAGCGAGCGAGCGCGAACGCGTGGTCGTCGTTCGGCGAGGCCCTCCTCATCTCGATCACCGGCGAAGACGAGAAGGTCGCCGCGATCACCCGAACCGGTCTCGGCAACGAGCCTCGCGCGGCGCACACGGTCGTCGAGATCGCGCCGAACAGCCGCGGGCTCGTCGTCCTCCGCGGCACCGGCGATGCACGCCTCAGCGAGAACGTCGAGATCCTCGTCGGCGACGGGGCATCCCTCACGGTCGTCTCGCTCCAGGAATGGAACGACGACGCCGTGCACCTCTCGAGCCACTTCGCCCGGCTCGGCCGCGACTCGTTCCTCAAGCACATCGTCGTCTCGCTCGGCGGCAAGGTCGTGCGGGTCAACCCCTCGACCCACCTCGCCGAGCAGGGCGCCGACATCGAGGCGCTCGGCCTCTACTTCGCCGACGCCGGCCAGCACCTCGAGCAGCACGTGTACGTGCACCACGACGCCCCCCACACCAAGAGCCGCGTGACCTACAAGGGTGCCCTGCAGGGCGCGGGCGCTCGCACCGTCTGGATCGGCGACGTGCTCATCGGCAACGCCGCGACCGGCACCGACAGCTACGAGCAGAACCGCAACCTCGTGCTCACCGACGGCACCCGGGCCGACTCCGTGCCGAACCTCGAGATCGAGACGGGCGACATCGAGGGGGCGGGTCACGCGAGCGCGACCGGCCGCTTCGACGACGAGCAGCTCTTCTACCTGATGTCCCGCGGCATCCGTGAAGACGAGGCCCGACGCCTGGTCGTGCGCGGCTTCCTCACCGAGATCGTGCAGAAGATCGGCTCGCCCGACCTCGAGCAGCGGCTGACCGCCGCCATCGAGGCTGAGCTGCAGGGGAGCTGA
- a CDS encoding heme o synthase, translated as MQAAVHTRESRPAMTARRKLSAYLALTKPRVIELLLVVTAPTMILAEQGLPNLWLLVATLIGGAMSAGSAGAFNCYIDRDIDRVMKRTRGRPLVTGELSDREALVFAYALGAASIAWLWLFTNWLAAALSLAAILLYVVFYSLILKRRTSQNIVWGGVAGCMPVLIGWAAVTGSLDWAPFILFLIIFLWTPPHYWPLSMKYKDDYAAAGVPMLAVVRGRAQVGLQVILYAWATVACSLLLIPIAGMGLVYSTVALVTGIWFISETHRLYNLAIRHEKVSPMRVFHGSIAYLSLLFLAIGIDPLLPF; from the coding sequence ATGCAGGCAGCCGTACACACTCGCGAGTCGCGACCGGCGATGACGGCACGGCGAAAGCTCTCCGCGTACCTCGCGCTCACCAAGCCGCGGGTCATCGAGTTGCTGCTGGTCGTCACCGCACCGACGATGATCCTCGCCGAACAGGGCCTGCCGAACCTCTGGCTGCTCGTCGCCACCCTCATCGGCGGGGCGATGAGCGCCGGCTCCGCCGGAGCGTTCAACTGCTACATCGACCGCGACATCGACCGGGTCATGAAGCGCACTCGAGGTCGCCCGCTGGTCACCGGAGAGCTCAGCGACCGAGAGGCGCTCGTCTTCGCCTACGCGCTGGGTGCGGCATCCATCGCCTGGCTCTGGCTCTTCACCAACTGGCTGGCCGCGGCGCTCTCGCTCGCCGCGATCCTGCTCTACGTCGTGTTCTACAGCCTCATCCTGAAGCGCCGCACCTCGCAGAACATCGTGTGGGGCGGCGTGGCGGGCTGCATGCCCGTGCTCATCGGCTGGGCCGCGGTGACCGGCAGCCTCGACTGGGCGCCGTTCATCCTCTTCCTGATCATCTTCCTGTGGACGCCGCCGCACTACTGGCCGCTCTCGATGAAGTACAAAGACGACTACGCCGCCGCGGGCGTTCCCATGCTCGCCGTGGTGCGGGGCCGGGCGCAGGTCGGCCTGCAGGTCATCCTCTATGCCTGGGCGACCGTCGCGTGCTCGCTGCTGCTCATCCCCATCGCGGGCATGGGTCTCGTCTACTCCACGGTCGCGCTCGTCACGGGCATCTGGTTCATCTCCGAGACGCACCGCCTCTACAACCTCGCGATCCGTCATGAGAAGGTCTCGCCGATGCGGGTCTTCCACGGCTCCATCGCGTACCTCTCGCTGCTGTTCCTCGCGATCGGCATCGATCCGCTCCTGCCGTTCTGA
- a CDS encoding gamma carbonic anhydrase family protein: MLIEHRGRRPVVHPSASVAPNAVICGAVTIAAGARVLFGAVLTAEDGEVSIGAESVVMEHALVRGRAGHPARVGDHVLVGPHAHVNGAVIEAEAFIATGASVFPGAVIGIGAEVRINGVVQVNTRLEPGAVVPIGWVAVGDPAVILSHDRHDEIWAIQRELDFTGTVYGVAPGDGMREIMARQSAFYAAHDDDTIVAEGADGSSGP; the protein is encoded by the coding sequence ATGCTGATCGAGCACCGCGGACGCCGCCCGGTCGTGCATCCCTCGGCGTCGGTGGCGCCGAACGCCGTCATCTGCGGTGCGGTCACGATCGCCGCCGGAGCGCGCGTGCTGTTCGGCGCGGTGCTCACGGCTGAAGACGGCGAGGTGTCGATCGGCGCGGAGAGCGTCGTGATGGAGCACGCACTCGTGCGCGGCCGCGCAGGCCATCCCGCCCGAGTCGGCGACCACGTGCTCGTCGGTCCGCACGCGCACGTGAACGGTGCCGTCATCGAAGCCGAGGCATTCATCGCCACTGGCGCCTCGGTGTTCCCGGGGGCCGTCATCGGCATCGGCGCCGAGGTGCGGATCAACGGCGTCGTGCAGGTGAACACCCGGCTCGAGCCGGGAGCCGTCGTGCCCATCGGATGGGTCGCCGTCGGCGATCCCGCGGTCATCCTGTCGCACGACCGGCACGACGAGATCTGGGCGATCCAACGCGAGCTCGACTTCACCGGCACCGTCTACGGCGTGGCGCCGGGCGATGGCATGCGCGAGATCATGGCCCGCCAGTCGGCGTTCTACGCCGCGCACGACGACGACACGATCGTCGCCGAGGGTGCCGACGGGTCATCCGGCCCCTGA
- a CDS encoding non-heme iron oxygenase ferredoxin subunit: MASVRVCEVDDLAPNQAARFVVEGVPIAVVKDSAGEIFAIGDTCTHGDISLAEGFVEGDTLECWAHGSQFSLLTGKPLSLPAYEPVPVYRVELLDGGVHIDPSVTLTV, encoded by the coding sequence GTGGCATCCGTTCGCGTGTGCGAGGTCGACGACCTCGCCCCCAACCAGGCGGCCCGATTCGTCGTCGAGGGCGTGCCCATCGCCGTGGTGAAGGACTCCGCGGGCGAGATCTTCGCGATCGGCGACACCTGCACGCACGGCGACATCTCGCTGGCCGAGGGGTTCGTCGAAGGCGACACGCTCGAGTGCTGGGCGCATGGCTCGCAGTTCTCGCTCCTGACCGGCAAGCCCCTCTCCCTGCCCGCCTACGAGCCCGTCCCGGTCTACCGGGTCGAGCTGCTCGACGGCGGCGTCCACATCGATCCCTCGGTCACGCTGACCGTCTGA
- a CDS encoding M3 family metallopeptidase, translated as MSDQSNPFLEPSPLAYRLPLFALIRPEHYREALEIGMREQRAEVEAIAASAEAPTFANTIVALERSGAALRRTLPVFQNASSADADDAIDAIESEFAPLLAAHRDAIRLDPRLYARVGTLHAARDELGLDEEAVYLLEQYHREATLAGAALDAAERARLTAMNERISELTTEFQHRLLADTNDLALHIVDERELAGLDEGRRSAARESALARGLDGWLITLVLPTGQPALAQLEDPAVRDRLLAASRSRGCRGGAHDTRETLLELVRLRAERARLLGFSDHAAAVAIDETAGTPEAISQLLLRLVSAATRNARREAEALAERAARLGERPPVASDWASLTEQVRAERYDVDLQAMRPYLEFEHVLADGVFRAATLLYGVRFTERTDLVAHHPDARVFEVAEADGEPVGLYLLDLYARDSKRGGAWMSSLVEQSALGGQLPVVVNNLNVPKPAAGEPTLLTFDETETLFHEFGHALHGLFARVSYPSFAGTNVYRDFVELPSQVNELWILRPEVLAEYAVHHETGERMPQALIERLLASRTFNEGFATTEYLAAAVLDQAWHRLTVEQAAAVTDVSGFEHAALAAAGLDDPLVPPRYSSTYFAHVFAGGYDAGYYSYIWSEVPGADIMSWFEANGGATPENGDRFRREILAPGGSRDPRTSITALLGREPSIEPLLRRRGLA; from the coding sequence ATGAGCGACCAGTCGAACCCGTTCCTCGAGCCGAGCCCGCTCGCGTACCGGCTCCCCCTGTTCGCCCTCATCCGCCCCGAGCACTACCGTGAGGCGCTCGAGATCGGCATGCGCGAGCAACGGGCCGAGGTCGAGGCAATCGCCGCCTCCGCCGAGGCGCCGACGTTCGCCAACACCATCGTGGCGCTCGAGCGTTCGGGCGCCGCGCTGCGGCGTACGCTGCCGGTCTTCCAGAATGCCAGCTCCGCCGATGCCGATGATGCGATCGACGCGATCGAGTCCGAGTTCGCGCCGCTCCTCGCTGCGCACCGGGACGCGATTCGGCTCGACCCCCGCCTGTACGCCCGCGTCGGCACGCTGCACGCTGCCCGCGACGAACTCGGCCTCGACGAGGAGGCCGTCTACCTCCTCGAGCAGTACCACCGTGAGGCGACACTCGCGGGAGCCGCGCTCGACGCTGCCGAGCGCGCGCGGCTGACCGCCATGAACGAACGCATCTCCGAACTCACAACGGAGTTCCAGCACCGCCTGCTGGCCGACACCAACGACCTCGCGCTGCACATCGTCGATGAGCGCGAGCTCGCCGGGCTCGACGAGGGCCGCCGCTCGGCCGCCCGCGAGTCGGCGCTCGCGAGAGGCCTCGACGGCTGGCTCATCACCCTCGTGCTTCCCACCGGACAGCCCGCGCTCGCCCAGCTCGAAGACCCGGCGGTGCGCGACCGGCTGCTCGCCGCGTCACGATCCCGCGGATGCCGCGGCGGCGCGCATGACACCCGCGAGACGCTGCTCGAGCTCGTTCGGCTGCGCGCCGAGCGGGCACGCCTCCTGGGCTTCTCCGACCACGCGGCTGCGGTGGCGATCGACGAGACGGCCGGCACTCCCGAGGCCATCTCCCAACTCCTGCTCCGGCTGGTGTCGGCGGCGACCCGAAACGCTCGACGGGAGGCCGAAGCGCTCGCCGAGCGAGCGGCTCGCCTCGGCGAACGCCCGCCCGTGGCATCCGACTGGGCCTCGCTCACCGAGCAGGTGCGGGCCGAGCGCTACGACGTCGACCTGCAGGCCATGCGGCCGTACCTCGAGTTCGAACACGTGCTCGCCGACGGCGTGTTCCGGGCGGCGACGCTGCTCTACGGCGTCCGCTTCACGGAGCGCACCGACCTCGTCGCCCACCATCCCGACGCCCGGGTGTTCGAGGTCGCCGAGGCCGACGGCGAGCCGGTCGGACTGTACCTCCTCGACCTCTACGCCCGCGACTCGAAGCGGGGCGGCGCGTGGATGAGCTCGCTCGTCGAGCAGTCGGCGCTCGGCGGTCAGCTGCCCGTCGTCGTGAACAACCTCAACGTGCCGAAGCCCGCTGCCGGCGAGCCGACGCTGCTCACCTTCGACGAGACGGAGACGCTGTTCCACGAGTTCGGGCATGCGCTGCACGGGCTGTTCGCGCGTGTCTCGTACCCGTCGTTCGCGGGCACGAACGTCTACCGCGACTTCGTCGAGCTCCCGAGCCAGGTCAACGAGTTGTGGATCCTCCGCCCCGAGGTGCTCGCCGAGTACGCGGTGCACCACGAGACCGGTGAGCGGATGCCGCAGGCCCTCATCGAGCGCCTGCTGGCGTCGCGCACCTTCAACGAGGGCTTCGCCACGACCGAGTACCTCGCAGCGGCCGTGCTCGACCAGGCGTGGCACCGGCTCACCGTCGAGCAGGCTGCGGCCGTCACCGATGTCTCGGGCTTCGAGCACGCTGCGCTCGCGGCCGCCGGGCTCGACGACCCGCTCGTTCCGCCGCGCTACTCGAGCACGTACTTCGCGCACGTGTTCGCCGGCGGTTACGACGCCGGCTACTACTCGTACATCTGGAGCGAGGTCCCCGGAGCCGACATCATGTCGTGGTTCGAGGCGAACGGCGGTGCGACCCCCGAGAACGGCGACCGCTTCCGCCGCGAGATCCTCGCGCCGGGCGGCTCCCGGGATCCACGGACATCGATCACGGCGCTGCTCGGCCGTGAGCCGTCGATCGAGCCGCTGTTGCGGCGGCGTGGGCTCGCCTGA
- the tkt gene encoding transketolase — MATLQWDPIDDRAVDTARVLAADAVEKVGNGHPGTAMSLAPAAYLLFQKVMRRDPADHAWLGRDRFVLSAGHSSLTQYVQLYLAGDGLELHDLESLRTWGSKTPGHPEYGHTDGVEITTGPLGQGLASAVGFAYASRFERGLFDPDAAAGESPFDHFVYVIAGDGDLQEGITSEASSLAGHQQLGNLVVIYDSNQISIEDDTNIAFTENVAERYAAYGWHVQTVDWKKTGQYVEDVAELHRALEAAKGETSKPSIIILKTIIGWPSPGKQNTGKIHGSALGAAELAATKEVLGFDPEQNFVVADDILEHTREAIERGAAAHAEWQLAFDAWAEANPERKQLLDRLEAGELPDGIGEVLPVFEGGTEVSTRAASGKVINALAGALPEFWGGSADLAESNLTTINGASSFIPTEWSTHEFAGNPYGRVLHFGIREHAMGAIVNGIVLHGKTRAFGGTFLIFSDYMRPAVRLAALMKVPSIFVWTHDSVALGEDGPTHQPIEQLATLRAIPGFTIVRPADANEVAVAWLEILKRRDAPVGIALTRQNIQVFERGEGEASGDTLASAAGLAKGAYVLADAPSGTPDVILIATGSEVQLAVAARKVLAAEGIEARVVSAPSLEWFEEQDAAYRESVLPASVTARVSVEAGISLSWRPYVGDRGRSVSIEHFGASADYKTLFREFGITTEAVVAAAKETLASA; from the coding sequence GTGGCAACTCTGCAGTGGGACCCCATCGACGATCGCGCGGTGGACACCGCCCGCGTCCTCGCCGCCGACGCCGTCGAGAAGGTCGGCAACGGCCATCCCGGCACGGCGATGAGCCTGGCGCCCGCCGCCTACCTGCTCTTCCAGAAGGTCATGCGGCGCGACCCCGCCGACCACGCGTGGCTCGGTCGTGACCGGTTCGTCCTCTCGGCGGGTCACAGCTCGCTCACGCAGTACGTGCAGCTCTACCTCGCCGGCGACGGCCTCGAGCTGCACGACCTCGAGTCGCTGCGCACCTGGGGCTCCAAGACCCCCGGCCACCCCGAGTACGGCCACACCGACGGCGTCGAGATCACCACCGGCCCGCTCGGGCAGGGCCTCGCCTCGGCCGTCGGCTTCGCCTACGCCTCACGCTTCGAGCGCGGTCTCTTCGATCCCGACGCCGCAGCGGGCGAGAGCCCGTTCGACCACTTCGTGTACGTCATCGCCGGCGACGGCGACCTGCAGGAGGGCATCACGAGCGAGGCATCCTCGCTCGCCGGCCACCAGCAGCTGGGCAACCTCGTCGTGATCTACGACTCGAACCAGATCTCCATCGAAGACGACACCAACATCGCCTTCACCGAGAATGTCGCCGAGCGCTATGCGGCGTACGGATGGCACGTGCAGACCGTCGACTGGAAGAAGACGGGCCAGTACGTCGAAGACGTCGCCGAGCTCCACCGGGCGCTCGAGGCGGCCAAGGGCGAGACGTCGAAGCCGTCGATCATCATCCTGAAGACGATCATCGGCTGGCCGAGCCCCGGCAAGCAGAACACGGGCAAGATCCACGGGTCCGCCCTCGGCGCCGCCGAGCTCGCCGCCACGAAGGAGGTGCTCGGCTTCGACCCCGAGCAGAACTTCGTGGTCGCCGACGACATCCTCGAGCACACCCGAGAGGCCATCGAGCGCGGCGCGGCCGCGCACGCCGAGTGGCAGCTCGCGTTCGATGCGTGGGCCGAGGCGAATCCGGAGCGCAAGCAGCTGCTCGACCGCCTCGAGGCGGGCGAGCTGCCCGATGGCATCGGCGAGGTGCTCCCAGTGTTCGAGGGCGGCACAGAGGTCTCGACCCGAGCGGCATCCGGCAAGGTCATCAACGCCCTCGCCGGCGCGCTGCCCGAATTCTGGGGCGGCTCCGCCGACCTCGCGGAGTCGAACCTCACCACCATCAACGGAGCGTCCTCGTTCATCCCGACCGAGTGGTCGACGCACGAGTTCGCCGGAAACCCCTACGGCCGGGTGCTGCACTTCGGCATCCGCGAGCACGCCATGGGCGCGATCGTGAACGGCATCGTGCTGCACGGCAAGACCCGTGCGTTCGGCGGCACCTTCCTCATCTTCAGCGACTACATGCGGCCCGCCGTGCGGCTCGCCGCGCTCATGAAGGTGCCCTCGATCTTCGTCTGGACGCACGACTCCGTGGCGCTCGGCGAAGACGGCCCCACGCACCAGCCGATCGAGCAGCTCGCGACGCTCCGCGCCATCCCCGGCTTCACCATCGTGCGGCCGGCCGACGCGAACGAGGTCGCCGTCGCATGGCTCGAGATCCTGAAGCGACGCGACGCTCCGGTCGGCATCGCCCTGACCCGCCAGAACATCCAGGTGTTCGAGCGCGGTGAGGGCGAGGCATCCGGTGACACGCTCGCCTCGGCGGCCGGCCTCGCGAAGGGCGCCTACGTGCTCGCCGATGCCCCCTCGGGCACACCCGACGTCATCCTCATCGCGACCGGCTCCGAGGTGCAGCTCGCCGTGGCCGCGCGCAAGGTGCTCGCCGCAGAGGGCATCGAGGCTCGTGTCGTCTCGGCTCCGAGCCTCGAATGGTTCGAGGAGCAGGATGCCGCCTACCGCGAGTCCGTCCTGCCCGCCTCGGTCACGGCACGCGTGTCCGTCGAGGCGGGCATCTCGCTCTCGTGGCGCCCCTACGTCGGCGACCGCGGCCGAAGCGTGTCGATCGAGCACTTCGGCGCCTCCGCCGACTACAAGACCCTGTTCCGCGAGTTCGGCATCACGACGGAAGCCGTCGTCGCCGCCGCGAAGGAAACGCTCGCGTCGGCTTGA
- the sufB gene encoding Fe-S cluster assembly protein SufB encodes MTDVLIDRPELAGLGVYEFGWADSDAAGASARRGISPEVVADISALKQEPEWMLQRRQRALQLFERKPMPTWGADLSEIDFDNIKYFVRSTEKQAQTWEDLPDDIKNTYEKLGIPEAERQRLVSGVAAQYESEVVYHQINEDLERQGVIFMDTDTALKEHPEFFEEYFGTVIPAGDNKFAALNTAVWSGGSFVYVPPGVHVEIPLQAYFRINTENMGQFERTLIIADEGSYVHYIEGCTAPIYKSDSLHSAVVEIIVKKNARVRYTTIQNWSNNVYNLVTKRATAAEGATMEWIDGNIGSKVTMKYPSIFLMGEHAKGETLSVAFAGPGQHQDAGAKMIHMAPYTQSSIVSKSIARGGGRAGYRGEVRIDANAHHSANTVRCDALLVDTISRSDTYPAIDIRVDDVKLGHEATVSKVSEEQLFYLMSRGLPEDEAMAMIVRGFIEPIARELPMEYAMELNKLIEMGMEGSVG; translated from the coding sequence ATGACGGATGTACTGATCGACCGCCCAGAACTCGCCGGACTCGGAGTCTACGAGTTCGGTTGGGCCGATTCCGATGCCGCAGGGGCATCCGCCCGCCGCGGCATCTCGCCTGAGGTGGTCGCCGACATCTCGGCCCTGAAGCAGGAGCCCGAATGGATGCTCCAGCGTCGCCAGCGCGCGCTGCAGCTCTTCGAGCGCAAGCCGATGCCGACGTGGGGCGCCGATCTCTCCGAGATCGACTTCGACAACATCAAGTACTTCGTCCGCTCCACCGAGAAGCAGGCCCAGACCTGGGAAGACCTGCCCGACGACATCAAGAACACCTACGAGAAGCTCGGAATCCCCGAGGCCGAGCGCCAGCGCCTCGTCTCCGGCGTCGCCGCGCAGTACGAGTCCGAAGTGGTCTACCACCAGATCAACGAAGACCTCGAGCGCCAGGGCGTCATCTTCATGGACACCGACACCGCGCTGAAGGAGCACCCCGAGTTCTTCGAGGAGTACTTCGGCACCGTCATCCCCGCCGGCGACAACAAGTTCGCCGCGCTGAACACGGCCGTGTGGTCGGGCGGGTCGTTCGTCTACGTGCCGCCCGGCGTGCACGTCGAGATCCCGCTGCAGGCCTACTTCCGCATCAACACCGAGAACATGGGCCAGTTCGAGCGCACGCTCATCATCGCCGACGAGGGCAGCTACGTGCACTACATCGAGGGCTGCACCGCCCCGATCTACAAGTCCGACTCGCTGCACTCGGCCGTCGTCGAGATCATCGTGAAGAAGAACGCACGCGTTCGGTACACGACGATCCAGAACTGGTCGAACAACGTCTACAACCTCGTCACCAAGCGGGCCACCGCTGCCGAAGGCGCCACCATGGAGTGGATCGACGGCAACATCGGCTCGAAGGTCACCATGAAGTACCCGTCGATCTTCCTCATGGGCGAGCACGCCAAGGGCGAGACGCTCTCGGTCGCGTTCGCCGGCCCCGGCCAGCATCAAGACGCCGGCGCCAAGATGATCCACATGGCGCCGTACACGCAGTCGTCGATCGTCTCGAAGTCGATCGCACGCGGCGGCGGCCGCGCCGGCTACCGCGGCGAGGTGCGCATCGATGCGAACGCGCACCACTCCGCGAACACGGTGCGCTGCGACGCCCTGCTCGTCGACACGATCTCCCGCTCCGACACCTACCCGGCGATCGACATCCGCGTCGACGACGTGAAGCTCGGCCATGAGGCCACGGTCTCGAAGGTGAGCGAAGAGCAGCTCTTCTACCTGATGAGCCGCGGCCTTCCCGAAGACGAGGCCATGGCCATGATCGTGCGCGGCTTCATCGAGCCGATCGCCCGTGAACTGCCCATGGAGTACGCGATGGAACTCAACAAGCTCATCGAAATGGGCATGGAAGGATCGGTGGGCTGA
- the sufC gene encoding Fe-S cluster assembly ATPase SufC, which produces MSVLEIKNLHVNVETDQGTREILRGVDLVINEGEIHAVMGPNGSGKSTLAYTIAGHPKYQVVQGEILLDGENVLEMSVDARARAGLFLAMQYPVEIPGVTVTNFLRTAKTAIDGEAPPIRGWVKDVRESMSNLKMDSAFAERNVNEGFSGGEKKRNEILQLELLKPRFAVLDETDSGLDVDALKIVSEGVNRAAENTGLGILLITHYTRILRYIKPDFVHVFVAGRIAEQGGPELADRLEDEGYDRYLEPVAK; this is translated from the coding sequence ATGTCCGTTCTCGAGATCAAGAACCTCCACGTCAACGTCGAGACCGACCAGGGCACGCGCGAGATCCTTCGCGGCGTCGACCTCGTCATCAACGAGGGCGAGATCCACGCCGTCATGGGTCCCAACGGTTCCGGCAAGTCCACCCTGGCCTACACGATCGCGGGCCACCCGAAGTACCAGGTCGTGCAGGGCGAGATCCTCCTCGACGGCGAGAACGTGCTCGAGATGTCGGTCGACGCGCGTGCTCGTGCCGGCCTCTTCCTCGCCATGCAGTACCCGGTCGAGATCCCGGGCGTCACCGTCACGAACTTCCTCCGCACCGCGAAGACCGCGATCGACGGCGAGGCGCCGCCTATCCGCGGCTGGGTGAAGGACGTGCGCGAGTCGATGTCGAACCTCAAGATGGACTCGGCCTTCGCCGAGCGCAACGTCAACGAGGGCTTCTCCGGCGGTGAGAAGAAGCGCAACGAGATCCTCCAGCTCGAGCTCCTCAAGCCGCGCTTCGCCGTGCTCGATGAGACTGACTCCGGCCTCGACGTCGACGCGCTGAAGATCGTCTCCGAGGGCGTGAACCGCGCCGCGGAGAACACCGGCCTCGGCATCCTCCTCATCACGCACTACACGCGCATCCTCCGCTACATCAAGCCCGACTTCGTGCACGTGTTCGTCGCCGGACGCATCGCCGAGCAGGGCGGCCCCGAGCTCGCCGACCGGCTCGAAGACGAGGGCTACGACCGCTACCTCGAGCCCGTGGCGAAGTAG
- a CDS encoding COX15/CtaA family protein, which produces MNPVSEWLPERVDGRIRFFAWASFVAQVTIIATGGAVRLTGSGLGCPTWPTCTADSLIPTEELSYHSLIEFGNRMMTGVVGILALVLFVLVWRIRAERRDLFTLSFIVGAGVVAQAVVGGVTVWTGLNPFIVGFHYVSSLVLVCVSAAFLARMREPVGLRERAVPGWYSALSHATSAVLALTIIFGVLTTGSGPHSGDAAAGRTGFDSEVLEHVHAWPGYLLLVLTLVLVGAAWRLRLPTLGWSVALLVAELVQVAVGLYQARNGLPPILVGIHMVLAALTAAAMTLVVLRLKRPVDDALRLRPHVPTEASVH; this is translated from the coding sequence GTGAATCCCGTCTCCGAGTGGCTGCCCGAACGCGTCGACGGCCGCATCCGATTCTTCGCCTGGGCGTCGTTCGTGGCGCAGGTGACGATCATCGCGACCGGCGGCGCCGTGCGACTGACCGGTTCGGGCCTCGGATGCCCCACCTGGCCGACGTGCACGGCCGACTCGCTCATTCCCACCGAGGAGCTCAGCTACCACAGCCTCATCGAGTTCGGGAACCGCATGATGACCGGGGTCGTCGGCATCCTCGCGCTCGTGCTCTTCGTGCTCGTCTGGCGCATCCGCGCAGAGCGGCGCGATCTCTTCACCCTCTCGTTCATCGTCGGTGCGGGCGTCGTCGCGCAGGCCGTCGTCGGCGGCGTCACCGTCTGGACGGGCCTGAACCCGTTCATCGTCGGGTTCCACTACGTCTCATCGCTCGTCCTCGTCTGCGTGTCCGCGGCCTTCCTCGCCCGCATGCGGGAGCCCGTCGGCCTGCGCGAGCGCGCCGTGCCCGGGTGGTACTCGGCGCTCAGCCACGCCACGAGCGCCGTGCTCGCCCTGACGATCATCTTCGGCGTGCTCACCACCGGCTCCGGCCCGCACTCGGGCGACGCCGCCGCGGGGCGCACCGGATTCGACTCGGAGGTGCTCGAGCACGTCCACGCGTGGCCCGGGTACCTGCTCCTCGTGCTCACCCTCGTGCTCGTCGGCGCGGCGTGGCGCCTCCGGCTCCCGACTCTCGGCTGGAGCGTCGCGCTCCTCGTCGCCGAGCTCGTCCAGGTCGCGGTCGGCCTCTACCAGGCCCGCAACGGCCTCCCGCCGATCCTGGTCGGCATCCACATGGTGCTCGCAGCCCTCACGGCCGCGGCGATGACACTCGTGGTGCTGCGGTTGAAGCGGCCGGTCGACGATGCGCTGCGCCTCCGGCCGCATGTGCCCACCGAGGCATCCGTTCACTGA